The nucleotide sequence CCATAGTTACGTTATCCCTACAATACTGTAAACTTTCACATGCTGTTCAAAAACAGAATCATAACTTAACCAAACGTATTAATACAGAATGCAGGTTTTTCTTGGAACATTTCTTGGAACATTGTGTTTGTCAAATGCATACCACCTTTTTGAGTAATCCTTCGTTAGCCCACAATTCAAGAATGGAAAAGGCTGTTATCATAATTAGTATTAATATTATCATCATTAATGGCGataattagtattattatttccCATGCCATGCCTCGTGAATGCCTCTGTACTCGCCAGTGCGCATGCGGGTGCTTCCACACAACCCAGTTAACCAATCCAATTGATGACTTAACGAGTTGGTGCAACTCAAATAACCAATCAAATTGATGACTAAACGAGTTGGCAAACTCAGTTCAACAATCCAATTGATGACTAAACGAGTTAGCACAACTCAGTTAACCAATCCAATTGATGACTAAACGAGTTGGCGCAACTCAGTTAACCAATCCACTTGATGACTTAACGAGTTGGCAAACTCAGTTAACCAATCCAATTGATGACTAAACGAGTTGGCGCAACTCAGTTAACCAATCCAATTGATGACTAAACGAGTTGGCGCAACTCAGTTAACCAATCCAATTGATGACTAAACGAGTTGGCGCAACTCAGTTAACCAATCCACTTGATGACTAAACGAGTTGGCGCAACTCAGTTAACCAATCCAATTGATGACTAAACGAGTTGGTGCAACTCAGTTAACCAATCCACTTGATTACTAAACGAGTGGGCGCAACTCAGTTAACCAATCCAATTGATGACTAAACGAGTTGGCGCAACCCAGTTAACCAATCCACTTGATGACTAAACGAGTTGGCGCAACGTTATATGAGGTCCCTACACACATTTTTACGTTACCGCGCtgattgtatttataatgaacttccTATTTATTGTAATGTATCTGTTGATTGATAGGAAGAACCTAAAATTAACGCTCTTAAACTTGAATTGACTTccagttaatttattttcttactgCCATGGTGAGGCACGGGACGAATAATTGATCAACATCCGGTTAGTCCCTCGCTGGTTTAAATAACACAGTAATCATTGACGGAAAATGTACTTCCGAAAATAGCTTTTCATCGACTACATTGATTGCATTAGTTGTAGCCCAGTTACCATAGACAGCCATATATTGATATCTTCTATTAGCCAACTGATTGGTCACTGCAGACGCTCATTGCAATTCATAACTCGCAATGTGTATCTTAGACTGTTACTTACCTACGTCAGAAGTTTCGAATACCATCTATCAGACAGCACGTAAGAACTACGCTACGTCGATGGGTCAACAACCTAAAAGAAACAGGGAAGTCCTACAATGCATCGAGATTCAGCGAAGAACCTCCCTTCTTTGTCGAGAGAGTTGGTTTCACCACTTACATATCAAAAAAAGGCATAGACAGCAACAGAAAGTACACATTTGTCTGGTGAAGTTAACACTCGAGTTGGCAAATTACaccgaaaaaatattttttgctggcTTTTAGACTTTTCGTTAGCAGACGATCACAGGTAAGATTAATGATAGCCTACAAAGACACCAGCTATTAAACTGTCGCCAGTCAGATACAACTTTGCGCACCACTGAATCTCTAAACTGCTCTTACACAGAAAGAGATACAGTGGAAGTACACTTCAAAATCAGCATCCGGGAACTTCTTGACTGCACCtcgtacatgtatatttggCGGTTGTAATCTGCTTAATCCAAGTTTGGTTCACGAATCTCGTCTATTCCATTCATAGAGGCATGACCATGAACactaaacaattataaattcaGAAACAACCTGGACGTTTAGTTCATTGGTCACCTAATACGaaatcaatcaaacaaaacGGACACCACTCGACGGAGGTACATATATAGAAATACTTAAGTTAAGTTCAATGTATATATTCgcttgatattgttttgtttcgaaatactttttcatttattactCTAGGATGCCTTTTATTGATTAGCACACATTTTAGTAAATATGATACAATTTATTATAACTAGCCGTTGAGTTCTATtgcattttccaatatttgaGATTAAGCGACATACATACAAGTTATTGTCAAGTTTGTAATTGGTGATAGATTTGAATTCGTTAGCTATCGATGTAATTCAATATTTGTGCACAAGTATTGCtagttaaatatttgaataattataaacttgagttttgacaaaataagaGTTCAAAACATTGAGTacttttgttcaaattttcttTGAGGGTAGAGCACGTAAAGAACTTAATTGGATATGATTTTCCTAATATAGTTCGTAATTGAACGCACTCTATACGCGCTTTGTAAACCAAACAATTAATCTATTTGTCATGTCAATGCTACTTCCTAATTAACATATCGCGTTACCTTGTGAAACTTTAAATTTTAGCGCACTGTTTTCAGATCatcaattttaaagatttaactGCTTGTAacaatgcaatttaaatatgaaatatcttacAACGTGTATACATCAGTGTTCAAACGAGAAGTTctttaatttcaattcaaacataGTTTTGAACTTGAGTTATAACAAGTTCCGCATGCTCTGGCTGTTtgatataaagttatacagccAGAGTTAAAGCTGTATAGTATGCCTGTCATCAaaaagaatttttaaaaaagtatttggaCTTCACAACTTCACCGAACAGTGTCTTTTTGGCATGATTCAGAATTTCAAAACTCTAATCATTGGTTTAGTACAATATGTAAGGGGTTGATATGTACAAACTAGGTCGAGTTCCTAAACATGCTCTTGATGCGTCCTTTTATACATATCTACGAGTTAGTTATGCCTTGTTATTGTGAGTATACATGGATggataaaatagaaatatatcgAGGGTAATTTCCCCCAAATAGGTATTTGcgtttaatgcaaatatttgccCCTTGCCATTGGGTAATTTTCCTAAAGATACAAATTTGCCCTCGTCATATAAAAGGGGTGTAAATAAATGCAAGAACCGATTTGCTCCTTAGAGTATTTAAATTTTGCATGGAATTTTCAGAACATAAATACCATCCTTTTCTGTTGAGTTTCATGCACTGTCTTTATTTTTACACTCAAATTTGGAATAGCTAAGCGTGAAGTTTTACTAGTCACAAATCCTGATTGAGTCTTTTTAAATTGTATCGCACTTTGCTGTGGGTGGCATCGTTATCTTGATAGTAGCGATTGGTGTCCGTTTCAAATGTCGCTATCCAAACAGAGTGATAAGGTGTGCGCGTCCTTTCGCGGAGTTCGCAGGTTATCCTATTGCAGTTTTATGGCATCATATTAAAGCCTCTTCTTTCTACAAGAAACTGAAACCTATTTCAAGATTGCTCTTGAGTTGATCACTTATTGATAAACTTATAtccaatgtacatgtaataatttaaatcCGTATTTCTgagttaacatttattttctaacGCCAGTATACTGCATTAGttctttatatttattgattactTTTCGCAGCAATTGCAATCCATCGCAGCTCTTGAGATAGCAGCTGCTGAGAACAACGTGGCCAAAATTGCCTTGTACCCGATTCCTAACACTGCAATAGACTGTAGGGTGGCGATGATGCCGCCTACAGGCACTGCAACGCCCCACAAGCCCATGAGGGGGGCGGCATTGAAATTGGCCATTATTCCCGCAGCTCCAAAACCCAAAGCTGGCAGACCAAATGTAACAAGGCCTATAAGAGCTAGAACTCCTGTAAATCCTATAGCTGCAGGACCCCCAAGGCACCAGAAAATACAACTGAATTGAGCATCAGTGTACTCGTGTCCGATTTCACACCATACccctgaaatattttaaaataaatccattgtaatattaattaattaagctGATGTTGGAACGTTTCAAGACAATTACGTGCGCCACgaacaattacaacaacaatatgtttttgtcgTTGATCGTCTTCCGTAAATAATGCTCTTGAGGAAGAATTAAACTATGCATTGTAGGTAAAGATAAATAGCTACTAAAATCGTTATGAGTACCCGAGTGTATATGAAATAAGTTAGTGCTGCATGCTTCATTATACCATCTATTACGAagttaagggccataacttgtttTAGCGCAAaggaaatttaacaaaaaatatatttggttctACTTGCgacaaaacatatttcagatatattttacTAAGTCAAATGCCAAAACTCTTTTACGTCCGAGTTAACTGTGACAGAAAGGACAGATGCAAAATATCTTATGTAAAGCAACATACTGATGAAGTTTTATGAGTGTATGTGccataatgtttatgtttaatgagCCACAAAATTGTTCAGGCCAATATAAACCAGGTCGAAGGCCATTACTTTTGGTAGACCAAGTAGAATATGACAGAAATCGTAGGTGCAAAATTTATCATGCTGCCAATCATACCTTTGAAGCTTCATAAGtgaatgtttaatgtaatataCGCCAAAATATATATGGACGAAACAGCACGGGACGCTATGGAAGGTGCAAAAAACTCATGCTGCCCATCATTCCTTTGAAGCTTCATTAGTTGATGTTTACTGTTTATTGCGCAAAATACGCCactatatttacatgtatgggACGAAATAGAACGGGACGCAATGAAACAAAAGCAACTACTTTACAGCCCCATTTTcccaaaatatataataaacaagagctgtcacagtatgtgacgaatgcccccgaatgtgacattgacctatgaacaaggtcagtacataaaaagttgatcttgcctttacgtgtcaaatacatatagcaagttattttaaattgcctctgaataATTTATActacccatacttgacaacctacactcctatgtccttatattcagcattccattgtcgtcttggtatgtcgaacacatgtggcatgttattttaaaattagtccatacaagggaaaattacagcccggaAACGACAACTTCTaatctatgtccttatatgcagcacttcattatgaataaacacctaagtgtgaccttgaccttagaggtagggacacgggtcttgcacgcgacacgttgtatttgtatgtggaacacatgtggcaagttattttaaaatctgtccatacaagggaaagttaaagccaggacacgacaacctatactctatgtccttatatgcagcactccattgtgaataaacactaagtgtggccttgacctaagaggtagggacacgggtcttgcacgcgacacctCGTCtaggtatgtggaacacatgtggcaagttatttaaaaatctgtttatacaagggaaagttacagcccggacacgagttattgagccgggcacacggacggacggacggtgcgattttaatatgcccaccttcgggggcataaaaacagttatCGAACAATccaaaatacatgtgtatatttgtaAACGACTATTGACTTGAAagataacattaacatttataagGAAATGGCACCCTGACAATAAGAAGCTTACTGCTACAGAATTTCCATTTAaaaggccatgctggaaacaTAGAGTCTATGTGTCTGTCCTGGATGGCAGTGCGCATGTGCAGAACACAAGCCTCTCTATGTTCTCGCTCTCTGTAGCCATAAATGGATTCAGCAATGCAATGCAGCAACTCGTTTACGGTTCTGGAAAATACGAAAATCGTACAATGCCATtattctgtatttaaaacattgggTAAGGTAATAGAGTTGTAAGtatataactaaattttaacaacatattcCACTACGGAATACACAACATGCAACattccaaaatatatttgtaagtcTATCCTTAACCTCTGTGGTAAGTCATTTGATAACTTTAAAGTTCCTAAGAAATGATTGAAGGATTGACTGAGATTAGTTTTAACAgtatatatttaacaacgattgtaaGAAAAGATTGGTTACTTAAACTTAGTCTCAGGCGTAAGCACGATGGTGTGAGGGAGTgtgttcttgtgttgtgggggaaccggaggaaacccacttgtccggaaTGATGACCCAGGCCAAGAATCTAGCCCGGGCCGCCTCGGTGAGAAGCGATAGCACTAACCAGTGTGCTAACCGGACACCTtgattaataatatttgttgaaaGACGTCAACTTACGTGCATGAGTCGTTTGTAATCGTTCTGATGTATCCGATGGGCTCGCAGCCTGACCTCTGAAAAGCATCTTCGATTTCCCACACATCAGAACAAATATAATCAGGCGCTAGGCTTCctgtaattatataattatgaagaaTTCAGTGTCGCTTTTATGTTAACTTAAACGCATAGCAATCTGACTGAATAACTGACAAACATTGTATCATGATgttctttcaaaaatgtttaaggAATTCCATAGTGCAAAAGTGTGTGAAAAAGGcaaatattaatgatttgttttacattttgttttgatacacCTTAGCTCgagagaaaaataaacatgatttccaatatgttttgttgtttatggGGTAAGACCATTTTACACATAAACTTTATAttcgttattttttgaaattgtatttcaaatttacGAAAAGTCTTTATGACAGTTTTTTTGTCATCACAATATTTTGTGACTACCTATTGGTTTAAAATGAGAAATTTATTCAAAAGAATAGTGCCAAATGGTGACTCgaattcattttatattcacaATATTAAGGGCAAATATCTGTCTTCCAATTGAATCAATCAACAAAACGCAAAATGAGTAGTTTGGTAGGAAAAACAATTCTTAATTTGTTACAAGTTTTCGTAGAAAAAAACCCCACATATATAGTTTGTGCcaaaatcagataaaaaaagtgtttattaaTTGCTTGGATTTCAAAATACCTTCACATATATCGTGCTagttaacaattgtattttcaaaagatAAAGAATTTGGCTTTTTGATGATTTCGTGTTTTCGTCCTTAAAGTCCACTTTTGTACTGTGGAAGACActaaacaagaaacacacaatGTACTAACAACACAAAAGACACACACATTAATACATATTCTACCGCAACCTCTTGAGTCAACGCCATGGAACGGtcagcaaaacaaacaaacaaacagggGTTCACTTTGTCATGGCTTTCGAACCTAACATTTGTCTAAAATGTATCCATTTACTACCCGCTTACAACTTTAGAAAAGAAATCAAATCCTAAATAGCGATGCTTTATTGCCACGTATTACAGCAATCGAAAGTTTACACTTTTAACCATTTGACAGTGAATAcattacttaaagctgcactctcacagattgaacattttgacaaccttttttgttattttttgtcttggaacgaaacaatatttgcaaaaattCATGGAAATCaatcatataagactgctgacaaagaattagatcgcagatttttatatttaagttcaaaaaataatggtttatgcatatttctcaacccgttagtaacggtttaagccataaagcaTTAACTTTCGAACGGACATATTAAAATCTACGATCATTGGTTTGTAGAAATTTATGCTAACATTTGCtcttttaaagacaaaaaaagttgtaaaaatgttatatctttgaaagtgcagctttaaactacaaATGAAGttgtatgcatacatgtatacaatagtCAATAGTCCTTCCACTACAGTGAGCAATCGTATGCTCGATAAACTGTTTGCTTATCTTAAACATGAACAAAAGGCGATATACCCCGTGCTAtcaaaaagcaaaaacatgGTTTAAACGTTGTTTGCAAATCTGTTAAACTAAACAGAACCAAATATTTgttatcttaaaatattaataaagtttAACAAATCATAGAAACGTTAAACATACCTGAAAAATCAATCATACTCACGGCcattaaacataaaagaaacattttaactCCATGCATTTCTAATCGAGTTATTTATGAATCTGTTATTCACACAACTCAACTTATCTCATCTGCTCAACAAAGAATTGTGAACACATGGCACAAATACAAAGGGACAAATACTGAACAATTAATGAGTAGAGTACGTTTGTAAATAAGGTAGAGTCGAACTAAGTATGATATATATGGAAAGACGTACGGGACATTCTGTTTGCTAACTGCTGTTTGCTTTTTATCGccaattactttttaaaaatatcttgttGTCGATTACAAAAGTATGCCATTTAAGAtagtgaataaacactaagtgtgaccttgaccttagagtgaaatatacaaactattttagattttgcaaatattacaaacatatgtttgatatattgcTATGTAACAAATAAAGCGTGTGCTCTAGgggttaaaaacaaaatttggtattttcaattctatatttattttataattaaatttcactcaatatatgttttcacGAATTGTCATCAGGAATGTTATTGTGTGTATTGGGAACTGTTTccattaaatatgttaaagaaacacacacgcacacacgcacgcacccccacacacacacacacacacacacacatacatacatgaacttacgcacgcacgcactcacgcacaCACCAatgcacgcacacacgcatataaacacacacacacacacacacaaacatacacacatacatacatgcatacacccatacaaacatacatacacacatacatacacatacaaaattATGTGCACATACATTCATACACTTTACCAAATATGTATGCATATGAATTTTCATTACTTGCATATGAACATCACAATCATATTCCTATGTGTTGTGCCATGTGTACTTTGTACCTATGTATTTGCGTCGtgtgtactttgtccctatgtgTCTGTGtcttgtgtactttgtccctatATGTAATGCCTTGCGGAAATTGTCCTTATATCTTGTGCCTTGTGTACTTTGTCTCTATGTAATTGTTCCTTGTGTTTTTTGTCCCCTTGTCCTTGTTCCTTGCGTACATTGTTCCTATGTATTTGTGTCTTATGTACTTTGATCCTATGTATTTGTGCCTTGTGAACATTGTTCCTATGTATTTGTGCCTTGTGAACATTGTTCCTATGTATTTGTGCCTTGTGAACATTGTTCCTATGAATTTGTGCCTTGTGAACATTGTTCCTATGTATTTGTGTCTTTTGTACTTTGATCCTATGTATTTGTGCCTTGTGAACATTGTTCCTATGTATTTGTGTCTTATGTACTTTGTGTGTTTTGCCTTATGTTCTATGTCCTTTTGTCTTTGATCCTAGTGTACTTTGTCCCTTTGTATTTGGTCATTGTGTATTATGTTCCTATGTTAGTGTACATTGTGTAGTTTGTCCCTATGTATTTGTGCTTTGTGTACTTTGTCAATATGTATTTACGTCGtgtgtactttgtccctatgtatttgtgtcttgtgtactttgtccctatgtaTTTATGTCTTGGATACTTTGTCCCTATGTATTTGTGCCAtgtgtactttgtccctatgtaTTTGTGCCAtgtgtactttgtccctatgtaTTTGCGTCAtgtgtactttgtccctatgtaTTTGTGTCTTGGGTACTTTGTCCCTGTACGTTAATGTattgtgtactttgtccctatgtgTTACGCCTTATGTACTTTGCCTCTATGTGGTAATGTTTTGTGTAGTTTGTGTTAATGTCTTGTTTATTCCGTCCTTATGGATTTGTTCCATATGTACTTTGACCCTATGTGTTGCGCCTTGTGTACGTTGTTTCTATGTgttgtgtatgtgtattttgtCCCTATCTATTGTGCTTTGTATACTTTGCCTTTATATGTTGTGTCTTGTTTACTTTGTCCCTATTTGTTATGCCTTGTGTATTTTGTCCATATGTGTTTTTCCATGTGTACTTTGTCCCTTTGTACGTTATTCCTTTTGTATTCTGTTCCTATGTGTTTGTGCAGtgtgtactttgtccctatgtgTTATGCCTTGTGTATTTTGACCCTATGTGTTTGTGCATTGTGTACTTATGTATTAATGTCATGTGTACTTTTCAACTATGTGTCTGTGTACAATGTCTCTATGTTATTATGCCgtgtatattttataactttgtatttaaagctTGCGTACTTTTGcccgattttttttacttgtgTACGATGTCTTTATatcgttttatttttcttttgtacTTTGTTCCTATGCTTTAGATTCAAATTGAACCAGGCTGAAACCTTTAATTGTCTAGGGTATTACCTGTTAGATCATGCTTTTTACACAATGGTGATACTTAAAGGTTAcagtaaataaacaacaagtgatTCAACATATCAAATAACGACCTTAATACACCGTTTTCAGAAAATATGAAACAAGGAAGAAATATAAAGATAACAATGATACATTTTGATTCCTTAAACTTAACAATGTTAACTTTAagaaatgattaataaaaagGTTTTTATATAGCTTTGGGACtgaaagatatatattttgtatgtctGGATCATCTGATTGTAAAAACGTAAAgctaaacataataaataacgTTTAACTTGAAAGTAAAACAGGGTTAAACAATCATGAAATCATAAACAAACCTGAGAAACCAATCATGCTGAAGGTCATAAAACCGACCAGAATACTTTTAATTCCATGCATTTTCAATGGAAATGTTTCGTTTCTTTGTTATATTCAGAActattgcaaatataaatacTGCTCTATGTTTATCATCaacgttttattttcaaagtgtGAAACTGAGCGGAAGttaattttgaaagataaaCAAAGTAAACCAAGCATACAATCCACTTTAAACAACTAATATACATCGTACTCACAGCAATAATTCCTTAACTGAAGGAAAACTGCTGGATTACAATATTCAgcaatttcataaataaagtGTAATTTACTGTATAGACGTAGAATGTGTTGTTAACGCATTGTTTCTGATGTTTCACAATGAAGCGTTCACGCATTGcctcaaacaaaacacaatgtGTTGTTAACGCATCGCTTCAGAAGTTTCACAATGAAGTGTTCACGCATTGCCTCAAATTATACACAATGTGCTGTTAACGCATCGTTTCTGATGTTTCACAATGAAGTGTTCACGCATTGCCTCAAACAAAGCACAATGTGTTGTTAACGCATCGTTTCTGATGTTTCACAATAGTGTTCAGGCATTGCCTCACACGATACACAATGTGTTGTTAACGCATCGTTTCTGATGTTTCACAATGAAGTGTTCACGCATTGCCTCAAACTATACACAATGTGTTGTTAACGCATCGTTTCTGATGTTTCACAATGAAGTGTTCACGCATTGCCTCAAATTATACACAATGTGTTGTTAACGCATCGTTTCTGATGTTTCACAATGAAGTTTTTACGCATTGCCTCACACGATACACAATGTGCTGTTAACGCATCGTTTCTAATGTTTCACAATGAAGTGTTCACGCATTGCCTCAAATTATACACAATGTGCTGT is from Mya arenaria isolate MELC-2E11 chromosome 9, ASM2691426v1 and encodes:
- the LOC128246774 gene encoding uncharacterized protein LOC128246774 isoform X2 gives rise to the protein MHGVKMFLLCLMAVSMIDFSGSLAPDYICSDVWEIEDAFQRSGCEPIGYIRTITNDSCTTVNELLHCIAESIYGYREREHREACVLHMRTAIQDRHIDSMFPAWPFKWKFCSRVWCEIGHEYTDAQFSCIFWCLGGPAAIGFTGVLALIGLVTFGLPALGFGAAGIMANFNAAPLMGLWGVAVPVGGIIATLQSIAVLGIGYKAILATLFSAAAISRAAMDCNCCEK
- the LOC128246774 gene encoding uncharacterized protein LOC128246774 isoform X1; amino-acid sequence: MVNGALQWIYSFKILYTRLKEGSLAPDYICSDVWEIEDAFQRSGCEPIGYIRTITNDSCTTVNELLHCIAESIYGYREREHREACVLHMRTAIQDRHIDSMFPAWPFKWKFCSRVWCEIGHEYTDAQFSCIFWCLGGPAAIGFTGVLALIGLVTFGLPALGFGAAGIMANFNAAPLMGLWGVAVPVGGIIATLQSIAVLGIGYKAILATLFSAAAISRAAMDCNCCEK